CGGCCAGCGCCGCAAGGCGCCGACGGTCACGAATGACGATTTCCGAGGCCTTGAGTGAGGTTATTAATCCCTCTGATTCAAATTGCGTGAATGTCCGGCTAATCGTTTCGGTAGTTACTCCAAGATAGTCTGAAATATCATAGCGGCTCATTGGCAAAATGATTTTATTCATCTGCCCATAAATTTTCATTCCTATCGCGTTTTGCTTTATCAAGAAGAAGGCTAGTCTTTCCTTCGCGCTCATTTTTCCGAGCGCCAAAATATGCATGCGTGATTCGGCAAGCTCATACATCAGCTTGTCCATGATCGCTTTTCGCAATTCAGGATGTTTGTTCGAATAGAAATCGACTTTATCCTTTGAAAATCGGCATAGCGAAACATCAGTGATCGATTCTATACTGAAATCGAAATCCGCTTTTTGCGATAGACCCATCAATGTCCCCGGCATCCCAAAATTCAAGATCTGCCGGCGTCCGTCGGGGAGGATTTTGAAAGACCGCGTCATGCCTCGGTTTATATTGAAATAGAATGGGGATTTCTCGCCATCATGGACAAAAACGGTTCCCGACCCGACCTTGGTATAGGACGCGGCATCGAAGAACGCCTGCATACCTTTGTTATGGAGGGTTTCGCAGAAGCTGAAACGCCTCGCCCAACACGATTTGCAAACGGTGTCATGTTGGAGCGCATGGGTATCGATGGTTCTGTGTCGTAAATTCGCCATAGGATATCGCTCGTCTTTCTACGCCGGACTTTCTAGACCGGGCTTTCTGCGCCGGGCTTTCTGCGCCAGCTCTCCCGGTCATGCGACATGCCACGCCGGAGGCTATGGCTGGCACTGCCCGTCGTTGGGAACAGCCGACCTTACGCCGCAATTTGCGCGCAGCGGCGGCGATTGTCGATCGAAATACGCATCCGATGGCAGAGCGCCACCGCCTGATTGACGTCCCGGTACATTCCGGGCAGTTTGGCGCGCGCTATCAGACCCCAAAGAAATCGGTAGAAAGACCCAGGAAACTATGCTTTCGCGCTTCTCGTCCCTGCGCGCCGCTCTGCTGTTGTCGGCAGCCATCGCCGTCGCCGGGTGCAATCCCTGGTGGCGGCAAACCCTCTCCGATTATCCGGTGTTCTTCACCCCGGGCTCGGCGGCACTCAACGAAACCGCCAAAGCGGTCATTCAGGTCGCCGCCGATTACGCGAAACAGCATACTAATCAAAATATTGTGGTCAACGGCTATACTGATCTCTCGGGTAGCGCCGCCGCCAACGCTGCCCTCTCCGCCGAACGCGCCAAAGCGGTGACCGAGCAGCTGGTCATCGACGGCGTCGCCCGTGAACGGATCCACTATAACGCCAACGGCCCCAGCGATGCCTTGCTTAGCGGCCAGGCCGACCGCCGCGTCGACATCACCATCGGCGGCTGAGACACGCCGGCCGCGCCGCCAAACCCTAAAAATCCGGGTTTGGCGGTGATTGCCGAGAGGCTTTCAGACTGGCGCGAGCCGGCGTTCCTCGTCGAACACCCGGTTCACGAGCCGGATCAGACGGTCGGCGGTGGCGGAATAGCCAGCCCGGTCAGCATCCTGGGCCAGGGTGATCAACCGGTCGGCGATCAAAAGCGGGCTGACTTTGCTGGCATCGGCGGAAACGCCATCGGCAGCGGCATCGGTCAAAGTAAGCATCGGATTTTTCCCCTCTCTCACAATCGAGGCGTTTCCTCGACCATCAGGGAAAGTGTCAAACAAACTCCTTGTACAATAGTTAACGGCACGAAAAATTCCGCAAAACGAAGACCCGCAAGGCCGAGGCCAACCCTTGTTCAGAAGTTCGCGCGGCATCGATCTCAGCCACCAAGGCCGCGAGCGCCATCCCGCGCGCTTCAGCGCACGCGACCAGCGCCGCCCAGAATTCCGCCTCGAGCGCGATCGACGTGCGGTGGCCGGCCAGCGTCACACTGCGTTTGACGAGCCCGCTCATGCCGCAAGTCGCGCCAGCGCCCAAGAAGCTGCCTCGGCGATCACCGGATCATCTGCCGCACAATGCCGGCGTGCGACCGCTGCGAGATTGATATTATTTGAATTACCAATAGCATAAAGCACGTTTCTGAGAAATCTTCGCCACCCGATCCGCTTGATCGGCGAGCCGCTGAAATGGCGGCGAAACCCCTCCTCGCCGAGCCCCGCGAGATCGGCCAGCGGCGGCGCGATCAAATCCGCCCGCGCGGCAAGCTTCGCCTCTCGCCCGGCAACGGCGAAGCGGTTCCACGGGCAGACCGCGAGGCAGTCATCGCAGCCATAGATGCGGTTGCCCATCGCGGCGCGCAACGGCGCGGGGATCGGGCCGGCATGCTCAATGGTGAGATAGGAAAGGCAGCGCCTGGCATCGAGCCGATAGGGCGCGGGGAAGGCGTCGGTCGGGCAGACGTCGAGACAGCGCCGGCAACGCCCGCAGCGATCGGCATGCGCCGCCGCCGGCGCGAGCGCGAGTGTCGTATAGATTTCCCCGAGCAACAGCCACGAGCCAAAGCGGCGCGAGACGAGATTGGTGTGCTTGCCCTGCCAGCCGAGGCCAGCGCGCGCCGCCAGCGGTTTTTCCATCACCGGCGCGGTATCAACGAACACTTTGACCTCCGCCCCGAAGCGCGAGACGATGAATTGCCCGAGATGCTTAAGCCGCCCCTTGATCAGATCGTGATAATCGCGGTTACGGGCATAGACCGAGATATTGCCATGCGCGGGCCGCGCCAAGGTCGCAAGCGCATCCCCCTCCGGCGCGTAGTTGAGGGCAAGCGCGATAACGCTGCGTGCCGCCGGCCAAAGCGCGCGGGGGCTTGCGCGCGCCTCGGCGCGGGCGGCGAGCCAGCCCATCTCGCCGTGAAATCCGGCGTCGAGAAAGGCTTTGAGCCGGTCGGCGGCGGCGGGATCGGGATCGGCGGGCGCGAACCCGACGGCGTCGAAGCCGAGCGCCAGCGCCTTGGTGCGGATCGCCTCAGCCGCGTCCACGATAGGGCTCAACGCCTTGGGGCGGCAGAAAAATCCCCGCAGGCGGCGCGCCGCTTTGCCAAAAAACATCGATCGGCAAGCCGCCGCGCGGATACCAGTAGCCGCCGATGCGAAGCCAGCGCGGCGCGATCGCGTCCGTCACCCGCTTGGCGATGGTGAGCGTGCAATCCTCATGAAAGGCGCCGTGATTGCGGAATGCGCCGAGGAAAAGCTTCAGCGATTTGCTCTCGAGGATCCAATCACCCGGGATGTAGTCGAGCACAATATGCGCGAAGTCCGGCTGGCCGGTGATCGGGCAAAGCGAGGTGAATTCCGGACAGGTGAAGCGAACGACATAATCGAGCCCCGGATGCGGATTGGCCACCCGCTCCAGAACCGCCGCCTCAGGGCTCGCCGGCAGGGACACGCGCGCGCCGAGCTGGGTCAACCCGGCGGGTGCCGCCGTTCCGCTTTCCGTCATCCGCGATCTCCCTCCTTTGCCCCCGCCCCCCAACCGGCGCGAAGCGCCGCCGCCGTCGCCGCCAGCCGCCCGTCCAGGATCGCCGCCCGCAGGCGCTGCATCAGATCCTGATAATAGCGGAGATTATGCCAGGTGAGCAGCATCGGGCCGAGGATTTCGCCAGACCGGAATAGATGATGGAGATAAGCCCTGGCGTGGCGGGTGCAGGCCGGACAGGCGCAGCCAGGATCGAGCGGCGCCGGATCATCGGCGAAGCGGGCATTGCGCAGATTGAGGACGCCGCGTGACGTATAGGCACGCGCGGTGCGCCCGGCGCGGGTCGGGATCACGCAGTCGAACATGTCGATCCCGCGCAGAACGGCTGCGATGATGTCATCCGGTGTCCCGACGCCCATGAGATAGCGCGGCTTCTCCGCCGGCAAGAGCGGCACCGTCGCCTCCAGGACCGCAAGCATCATCGCCTGCCCCTCACCGACCGCGAGCCCACCGACGGCATAGCCCTCGAAACCAATCGCCATCAACGCTTCGCACGCGCGGGCGCGCAGATCGGCATAGACACCGCCCTGGACGATGCCGAACAGGCCGTAGCCCGGGCGGGCGGGAAAGGCGGCGCGGCAACGCTCCGCCCAGCGCAGCGAAAGATCGAGCGAGAGCGCGGCGGCCTCATGGCTCGCCGGAAACGCGGTGCATTCATCGAGCACCATGCTGATCGTCGCGTCGAGCTTGCTCTGAATGTCGATCACGCGCTCGGGGGTGAGGCGGTGGGCGCTGCCGTCGATATGGGAGCGGAACGTGACGCCATCGGCGTCGAGCTTGCGCAATTTGGCGAGCGACATCACCTGAAACCCGCCGGAATCGGTCAGGATCGGCCCCGGCCAGTCCATCAGACGGTGCAACCCGCCCAAAGCGGCGACCCGCTCGGCGCCGGGGCGGAGCATGAGGTGATAGGTGTTGGCGAGCACGATCCCGGCGCCGGTCGCGCGCACCGCATCCGCCGTCATCGCCTTCACCGTCGCCGCCGTCCCGACCGGCATGAAGCACGGCGTCGCAACCGCGCCGTGCGCGGTGATAAGCGTGCCGGCGCGCGCCGCGCCATCGCGCCCGGCAAGCGTGAAGGAGAAATTCATGCGCGCGTCAGCAGCGAGGCGTCGCCATAGGAATAGAAACGATAGCCGGCGGCGATGGCATGCGCGTATGCCGCGCGCATGCGCGCAAGGCCCGAGAACGCCGCGACCAGCATGAACAAGGTCGAGCGCGGCAGATGAAAATTGGTGAGCAAGAGATCAGCGGTGCGGAAGACGTGGCCGGGGCGGAGAAAAATATCGGTCTCGCCAGCAAACGGCAGGACGTCGCCGGCCTCATTCACCGCGCTCTCCAGAAGCCGGAGTGTCGTCGTGCCGATAGCGACGATCCGCCCGCCGCGCGCCCGCGCCGCGTTGATCGCCGCCGCCGCCGCCGGGCTGATCTCCCCGCGCTCGGCATGCAGGCGATGGCGCGCGAGATCGGCGCCACGGGGCGGCAGAAACGTCCCCGCGCCGACATGAAGCGTGACGGTGACGCGCGCAACGCCACGCGCGGCAATGGCATCGAGCAAGGCCGGCGTGAAATGGAGCCCCGCCGTCGGCGCCGCGACCGCACCCTCGCGCGCCGCGAAAATCGTCTGGTAATCGCTCGCATCCTGAGCACTCGGGCCGTCGGGGCGGGTGATATAGGGCGGCAGGGCAAGCGCGCCGGCCTCGCGCAGCGCCGCGGCAAACGCCTCGCCATCGCGATCAAAGCGCAGGATCACGCCGCCATCGGGGTTGCGCGCCCTGACCTCGGCGCTCAAGCCGCCGTCGCAGACGATCCTGTCGCCAATGCGAAGCCGCCGCGCGTTTCGCGCCAGCGCGTGCCAGGTGCCATCCGCCAGGGGACGATCGAGGGTGATGCCGATCCGCGCCTCTCCGCGCCGCGCCGCGAGTTGCGCCGGGATCACGCGGGTATCGTTCGCGACCATCACATCCCCCGGCGCGAGCAGCGCCGGCAGATCGCGCATCACCCGATCCTCAAGCCCCGTGGGCGCAACCCGGAGAAGACGCGCGGCATCGCGCGGGCGCGCCGGGTGCTGCGCGATCCGCTCCGGCGGCAGATCGAAATCGAAATCCGCCTCGTTCACGGCAAAATCAGGCACTGATCAATCGGGCAGATAGCTCGCGATCTCGACGAGATTGCCGTCCGGATCGCGGCAATAGACCGACATCATCGGCCCGAGCGCGCCGGTGCGCGCAACCGGCCCCACCTCGACCGCAACCCCCTGCGTGAGAAGATGCGAGACGACATCGGCGGGGCTGACGGCGGTGATGAAACAGAGATCGGCGCTGCCCGGCAGGGCTTGCGCCGCGCGCGGCGAGAATTCCCGCCCCTCCTGATGGAGATTGAGCTTTTGGCCGCCGAATTTGAGCGCCGTCCGCTGCTCGGCGCCGAACACTTCGCGCTCCATACCGAGCACGCGCTGATACCAGGCGGCCGTGGCATCGAGATCACGGCAGGTGAGCACGAGATGATCGAGACGGTCGACGGTGAAGCGCATCATTCGAGCCCGTCGAAGAAATCATTGCCCTTATCGTCGATGACGATGAAGGCCGGGAAATTCTCGACCTCGATGCGCCAGATCGCCTCCATCCCGAGTTCGGGATATTCCAACACCTCGACCTTCTTGATGTTTTGCTCGGCGAGGATGGCGGCCGGGCCGCCGATGCTGCCGAGATAAAAGCCGCCATAGGTCTTGCAGGCCTCGCGCACCGCGCGCGAGCGATTCCCCTTGGCGAGCATCACCAGCGAGCCGCCGGCTTTTTGGAAATCGGCGACGTAGCTATCCATCCGCCCGGCCGTGGTCGGGCCGAAGGCGCCGGTCGCGTAGCCGGCCGGGGTCTTTGCCGGCCCGGCGTAATAGACCGGATGGTTCTTGAAATAATCGGGTAGCGCCTCGCCGCGATCGAGCCGCTCCTTGAGCTTGGCATGGGCGATGTCACGCGCGACGATCAGCGTCCCGGTGAGCGCGAGGCGGGTCTTGATCGGATAGCGCGAGAGGGTGCGCCGGATCTCCGCCATCCCCTGATTGAGATCGATTTTCACGACCTCGCCGCCAAGATCTTTTTCGGTGATCTCGGGCAGATATTGCGCGGGATCGGTCTCCAATTGCTCGAGAAAAACGCCATCGCGGGTGATCTTGGCCAGAATCTGGCGATCGGCGCTGCACGAGACGCCGATGCCGATCGGCAGCGAGGCGCCATGGCGCGGCAGACGGATGACACGCACGTCATGGCAGAAATATTTGCCGCCAAATTGCGCGCCGATGCCGATTTTGCGCGAAAGCTCGAGGATTTTCTCCTCCCAGGCGAGATCCCGGAAGGCATGAGCGGAGCGATCGCCCGCCGTCGGCAAGCCATCGAGATAGCGGGTCGAGGCGAGCTTCACGGTTTTCAGCGTCATCTCGGCGCTGGTGCCGCCGATCACCACCGCAAGATGATAGGGCGGGCAGGCCGAAGTGCCGAGCGTCTTCATCTTCGCTTCGATGAAGCCGAGCAGCTTTTCCGGCGTCAGCACGGCGCGCGATTCCTGATAAAGAAACGTCTTGTTCGCCGAGCCGCCGCCCTTGGCGATGAACTGGAAATGAAATTCCTCGGCATGCGCCTCGCCGGGGGCGGCGAGGATGTCGAACTGCACCGGGAGATTGTTGCCGGTGTTCACCTCCTCGAACATCGAAAGCGGCGCCATCTGCGAATAGCGGAGATTGGTTTCGGTGTAGGTGCGATGAACGCCATAAGCGAGCGCTTCCTCCTCGTCGCCCTCGACCCAGACGCGCTGGCCCTTTTTGCCGAACACGATGGCGGTGCCGGTATCCTGACACATCGGCAGAACGCCGCGGCCGGCGATCGCGGCGTTTTTGAGGAATTGCAGGGCGACGAAGCGATCATTCGCCGACGCCTCGGGATCATCGAGGATCGCCCGCAATTGCTGGAGATGGCCAGGGCGAAGCAGATGCGAGACATCGTGAAACGCCTGGAAGGCGAGTTCGCTCAAAACCTCGGGCGCGATGTGAAGAATATCACGCCCGGCGTGGGTCGTAACGCTCACGCCGGCAAGATCGAGCCGCTTCCACGGCACCTCGCCGGCGGCGAGGGGAAACATCGGCGCATAGCGGAATTCTGTCGGCCGTGGGGTGGGCTTGGCGGCTTTGGTATCCATCCTCTCACTCCTTGGCATCGGATTGCGGGCGCTTGCGGAATGCCGAAAGCTGCACCACCTGCGGCGTCCCCTGGGTCGGATCGGCGGTCGGTTCGGCGGCCGGTTCGGCGTCGGGCGGCGGGGTCGCGGTGCTTTCGCCCTCCGTCTCCGCCGGCGCCTCGGGGACACGGAATTGCAGGCCGAACTGCACCGCGGGATCGGCAAACGCGCTGATCGCGGCAAGCGGCACGGTAATGCGCGAGGGCACCCCGCCGAACGAGAGCCCGACACTGAACCGCGCCCGCTTCCGATCGAGCGCCAGATCCCAGAACTGATGCTGAAGCACGATGGTGATCTCGCGCGGGTATTGCGCGCGCAGCCGCGCCGGAATCTCGACGCCTGGCTGGTCGGTGCGGAAGGTGATGAAGAAATGATGCGCGCCGGGCAGGCCATGGCGCTCGGCGTACTCGATCGCGCGCGCCACCACCTCGCGCAGCGCCGCTTCCGCCCATGCGTCATACGGCAGCAGGCTTTCCGGCGGCGTCTCGTGGTCGTTGCTTCCGCTATCGTCTTCCATCATGTCCTCGTCTATCGCCGTTCCCTTAGCGCGCCCGCGCCAGAGAGGCAAAGCGCCGCGCCCGGCGGTCAAAACAGGCGCAGGATCACCGCGCCGCCAACGATAAGCGCGCCAGCGGCCAAGCGCACCGGGCCCAGCCGTTCGCCAACCACGACGCGCGCGAGCACCATGCCGAACAGGATCGCGGTCTCACGCAAGGCGGCGATCGCGGCGATCGGCGCCCGCGTCATCGCCCATAGCGCAAGCCCGTAGGAGCCGATGGCGCTCGCCGCCGCGACTATGCCGATCATCCAGCGCCGGAGCGGCAAAGCCGCCAGCGCCCGGCCGCGCCCGAACGCGGTCGCGCCCATGAACAAGACACCGGTCGCGAAGAACGTCGCCAAGGTGTAGGCAAACGGCGCCCGCGAAAGCCGCGCCCCGATCCCGTCATTGAGCGTATAGGCGGCGATGACGGCGATATTGAGGAGGGCGAACAGGGTCGCCCGGCCATGCGGCGCCGCCCCTCGCGACAGCGCCAGAGAGAGCACGCCGAGCGAAATCAGCGCGACCCCGAGGCCGCGCGCCGGCGCCAGGGCCTCGCCCCAGACCAGCCCGAGCAGCGCAAGGACGAGCGGCGGCAAACCGCGCATCAGCGGGTAGAGATGGGCCATCTCGCCGGTCTGATACGCCTTCATCAGCAGGAAGAAATAAGCGACGTGCAAGAGGGTGGAGAGGGCGAGCGCCGGATAGCTCGCCGCCGCCGGCAGACCGAGAAAGGGCAGCAGAACGAGCGCGAGCACCACCCCGCCAGCCAACAGCGCCGCGGTTTCAAGCCCTTTGTCCGACCCCGCCTTGAGCGCGACATTCCAGCCGGCGTGCAAAAGCGCGCCGCCGAGCACCGCCGCCATGACGTCGAGCGGCAGACCGCCGGCCGGCACTCAGGGGGTTCCGGCGCCCGCGGCGAGGGCGGATTTCTCGCGCACCGTTTCGAGAGCGGCAAGCACCGAGGTTTCGGTGAGGATCGGCGGCAACACCACCGGCGGCCGGTCGCCACCGGGATAGAGGACATAGAGCGGCACGCCATCATGGTTGAATTGGCGCAAAAAGGCGGTGATCTCAGGGTCTTGGCGGGTCCAGTCGCCGACCATGTAGGTGACGTCGCGATCCGCGAGCGCGCGGCGGATTTCCGCCGAATCGAGCGCCATTCGCTCATTGACGAGACAGGTGACACACCACGCCGCGGTCATGTTGACGAGAACCGGCCGCCCGGCGGCGCGCAGTGCGGCAAGCGTCGCGCGGGAATAGGGGGTCGCGCCCCCCTCGCCGCCATTGGCCTCGGCGAGGAGCGATGGCGGCGCGGCGACGGCGGCGAGGCCGGAGAGAATCGCGAGCGCCGCCAGCACCGCGGTCACCATCACCGATTGCGCGATCCGGCGCAGCCGCGGCGTTGGGCTCTGCTGGCCGATGCCGAGCAGCCAGCCGGCGAAGCCGAGCAATACAAGCCCGGCGCCGAGCCCGAGTACGCCGGCCGATCCCGCCTCGCGCGAGACCACCCAGGCAAGCCAGGCGACAGCGCCATACATCGGAAACGCCAGCCCCTGACGCAGCCATTCCATCCACCGGCCCGGCCGCGGCAGGACACGCCCGAGCCCAGGCAGCAGAGCGAGCAGCAGATAGGGTGCCGCGAGCCCAAGCCCCATTGCGAGAAAGACGCCAAGCGCCGCCGCCGGCTTCGCAACCATCGCCGCCGCCAGCGCCGCCCCCATGAACGGCGCCGTGCACGGGGTCGCGACCAGAACCGCGAGCAGACCGGTGAAGAACGAGCCGGCAAGACCATGCCGCCCGGCGAAGCTCTGGCCAAGGCCAGTCACCCCGCCGCCGAGCGAGAACACGCCAGAAAGATTGAGCCCGACGCCAAACAATAGCCACGCCATGGCGGTGACCGAGGCCGGGGACTGAAACTGAAACCCCCAGCCCGCAGCAGCGCCACTCGCGCGGAGCGCGATCAAGATGCCGCCGAGGACGACGAACGTCGCCATCACGCCGGCCGCATAGGCAAGCGCATGGACGATCACGGCGCGGCGCCGGGCATAGCCGAACTGCGCAAGGCCGATCGCCTTCATCGCCAGCACCGGAAAAACGCACGGCATGAAATTGAGGATCAGCCCGCCCAGCAGGCCGAAGATCAGGCTCTGCCACAGCGGCAGCGCGGTGGTGGAGGGTAGCGGCACGACACCAGGATGGGCAATGATGGCAACGGCGCGTTTTGGATCGCCATCGAATTCAATGATGCCGGAAAGGTCGGCGTTGGCGTCAAAGCCCGGCAGCGTTGCGAGCGAGAGAAAAAACCGCCGCCCCGCCTTCTCGCGCATCTCCTCGGCATTGGGGTCGATCAGTCCCGGGCGATCAGGAAAAAAATACGGCCGCCCGGCAAAAACCCGGGCCATCTCGTCGCCCTTCGCGATCGCCGGGGTGACGATGAGACGACCCTCCGGCGTGACTACCGCCGGCCAGCCGAGGCGGTGCGGCAGGCGCGCTTCGGCGGCGGCGAACAACGCCGACTCCGCCGCCGGCGTCACCGGGCCGGGCGCGAGGGTGAGATGAAACTCTGCCTCCTCAGGCACGCAAAGCTTGGCGCAGACCAGCCAGGTGGCGTGGGCAGTGATGGCGAGCGCGCCGGTTTGCCCCGCTGGCGGCGTGAAACGCCGCGCCAGCAGCACCTCGCCGGTATAGCCATAGACCGTAACCGGCCCCTCGGTGATCCGCTCGGGCGCCGGCCAGACGAAATCGCCGGCGTCGCCGGGCGTGAACGAAAGCGTCGGCGGCGCACCGGCGGCGCCGGGGTTTTTCCAGTAGATGTGCCAGCCCGGGGCGAGTCGGAAGCGGAGCCCGAGCCGCAACGGCGCGCCCGGCATGTAGGAATCGCTCTCGCTGACCAGGGTCACGGTGTCGCGCGCGGTCACGGCCGGCGCGCTTTCCGCCGCCGACGCCGGCGCCAGCATGCGCAGGCCGAGCAGCGCCGCGATCGCGAACGCCAGCGCCCATCGCTTCAACCGCACGTCAAAACGCATCGCGAGCTTCCCATTTCCCCATCATAGGTCCGCGTGTCACACGCAGGCGTGGCCGCGTCCGCCCTCTCTCGCGGCGGCAAAGCACATGCTAGGAAGCGCGGCATGGACACCGCTTTCTCCGAGCTGCCGATGGCCGCCGCCCTGCCCGAACTCTGCGAGGCGTTGCGGGCGCGACCGAACGCCATTGTGGTCGCTCCGCCCGGCGCCGGCAAGACCACGCTGGTGCCGCTCGCGCTTCTCGAGGCCCCCTGGGTCGCGGGCGGGCGCATTTTAATGCTGGAGCCGCGGCGGGTCGCCGCGCGTGCTGCGGCGCGGCGCATGGCGGCGCTGCGCGGGGAGGCGGTCGGTGGCGTCATCGGCTATCGCACCCGGATCGACGCCGCGGTTTCCGCCGCGACCCGGATCGAAGTCATCACCGAGGGCCTTCTGCTCCGCCGGCTGCTCGCCGATCCCGGGCTCGAAGGGGTCGCCGCGGTCATTCTCGACGAGGTGCATGAACGCTCGCTCGAGGCCGATCTCGCGCTCGCGCTGCTCCGCGATGCGCAATCCCTGTTCCGCCCCGATCTCAGGCTGATCGCAATGTCGGCGACCGCCGAGAGCGATCGCCTCGCACGCCGGCTCGATGCCGCCGTGATCACCTGTGAGGTCCGCCCGCACCCGGTCGAGATCAGCCACGCCACGCGCGATCTCGCGAGCCCGCGCGAGCTGCCCGAGGCGATGGCGCGCGCGATCCAGGGCGTTCTTGCCGCCACCGGAGACGCGGCCGGCGACATTCTCGCCTTTCTTCCCGGCATGGCGGAAATCCGCCGGGTGATGGCGCTCTTGGAGGGATGCAAGGCGACTTTGCTCGCCTTGCACGGCGATCTCCCCCCCGCCGAGCAGGACCGCGCGCTGACCCCGGCCGCCGGGCGGCGCGTCGTCCTCGCGAGCGCGATCGCCGAGACCTCGCTCACCGTCCCCGGCGTGCGGGTGGTCATCGATGGCGGTTTTCGTCGTGCCCCGGTGCTCGATCCGGGGACGGGCCTCACTCGGTTGACGACGCGGCGGATCAGCCGCGCGAGCGCGACCCAACGCGCCGGCCGCGCCGGGCGGGAGGGTCCGGGGCGTGCGCTCCGGCTGTGGACGGCAGCGCTGGAGCGGGGACTTGCGCCCGCCGATCCGCCGGAAATCCACAACGCGGAGCTTTCATCCCTGGCGCTCACCGCCGCCGCCTGGGGCACCGCCCCCGAGGGGGATATAGCGATCGTCAAATCAGCTCCCAATTTGGCAGCACTCACGGGGTTGTGAAGGGTAGGTTTGGTATTGGTTGCCTGGCTGCCGCCTCGCGGCGGGGTTGCGGTTTGGGCGCATTGGGTACG
This portion of the Acidibrevibacterium fodinaquatile genome encodes:
- a CDS encoding EamA family transporter; the protein is MPAGGLPLDVMAAVLGGALLHAGWNVALKAGSDKGLETAALLAGGVVLALVLLPFLGLPAAASYPALALSTLLHVAYFFLLMKAYQTGEMAHLYPLMRGLPPLVLALLGLVWGEALAPARGLGVALISLGVLSLALSRGAAPHGRATLFALLNIAVIAAYTLNDGIGARLSRAPFAYTLATFFATGVLFMGATAFGRGRALAALPLRRWMIGIVAAASAIGSYGLALWAMTRAPIAAIAALRETAILFGMVLARVVVGERLGPVRLAAGALIVGGAVILRLF
- a CDS encoding protein-disulfide reductase DsbD family protein, which produces MRFDVRLKRWALAFAIAALLGLRMLAPASAAESAPAVTARDTVTLVSESDSYMPGAPLRLGLRFRLAPGWHIYWKNPGAAGAPPTLSFTPGDAGDFVWPAPERITEGPVTVYGYTGEVLLARRFTPPAGQTGALAITAHATWLVCAKLCVPEEAEFHLTLAPGPVTPAAESALFAAAEARLPHRLGWPAVVTPEGRLIVTPAIAKGDEMARVFAGRPYFFPDRPGLIDPNAEEMREKAGRRFFLSLATLPGFDANADLSGIIEFDGDPKRAVAIIAHPGVVPLPSTTALPLWQSLIFGLLGGLILNFMPCVFPVLAMKAIGLAQFGYARRRAVIVHALAYAAGVMATFVVLGGILIALRASGAAAGWGFQFQSPASVTAMAWLLFGVGLNLSGVFSLGGGVTGLGQSFAGRHGLAGSFFTGLLAVLVATPCTAPFMGAALAAAMVAKPAAALGVFLAMGLGLAAPYLLLALLPGLGRVLPRPGRWMEWLRQGLAFPMYGAVAWLAWVVSREAGSAGVLGLGAGLVLLGFAGWLLGIGQQSPTPRLRRIAQSVMVTAVLAALAILSGLAAVAAPPSLLAEANGGEGGATPYSRATLAALRAAGRPVLVNMTAAWCVTCLVNERMALDSAEIRRALADRDVTYMVGDWTRQDPEITAFLRQFNHDGVPLYVLYPGGDRPPVVLPPILTETSVLAALETVREKSALAAGAGTP